A genome region from Corvus hawaiiensis isolate bCorHaw1 chromosome 4, bCorHaw1.pri.cur, whole genome shotgun sequence includes the following:
- the SPAM1 gene encoding hyaluronidase PH-20 — METVRQMQSFGICVTCMYPVASGVVFATLLVSCCSSLNIRAPPLVSNSPFLSIWNAPTELCTEKFGVQLDMNIFSLIGSTLKTSIGQNITLFYADRLGYYPYINEVTGETVNGGLPQLSVLENHLKKAKEDIQFYIPSDEQLGLAVIDWEHWRPLWIRNWGSKDIYRQESIELVLQRDLSLSEAEARTIAKMEFESAAKSFMLETLKLGIEMKPNRLWGYYLFPDCYNYDYKQKPHNYTGTCLDIEIERNNELNWLWEKSTALYPSIYLETALKSSRNAQLFVRNRVQEAIRTSYVSNASNPLPVFIYTRPVFTDVHEEYLSEDDLVNTIGESAALGASGIVIWGDMNLTQNKNTCRTLDNYLRRTLTPYLINVTMAARICSQVLCQDSGACARKKRNSSDYLHLNPENIAIQMTKDGKYTLQGQPSYQDLQTFVEKFDCHCYAGHSCEPRADINDIHYLHVCISEDICIQISTNSLSYIEAYAEKILPNRSAFSFTSESKVTISTHPEIEDFQSTSGNNILNITTAEYNTVTAASSYDLKDNDTRTSSSSSSYKIRMFDLFHLILLLRTLI, encoded by the exons ATGGAAACTGTAAGACAAATGCAAAGTTTTGGCATCTGTGTTACCTGTATGTATCCTGTAGCATCCGGTGTGGTGTTTGCCACTCTTCTAGTTTCTTGCTGCTCATCTCTGAACATAAGAGCTCCTCCACTTGTTTCTAATTCACCTTTCCTTTCTATCTGGAATGCTCCTACAGAACTTTGTACTGAAAAGTTTGGAGTGCAGCTGgacatgaatattttttctctaattGGAAGTACACTAAAGACATCCATTGGGCAAAACATCACTCTCTTCTATGCAGACAGGCTTGGCTACTACCCTTACATAAATGAAGTCACAGGAGAGACAGTCAATGGAGGACTCCCTCAACTCTCGGTGCTGGAGAATCacttaaaaaaagccaaagaggACATCCAGTTCTACATTCCTTCAGACGAACAGCTTGGATTGGCTGTCATTGACTGGGAACACTGGAGACCTCTGTGGATAAGGAACTGGGGATCAAAAGATATTTATAGACAGGAATCCATTGAGCTAGttctgcagagagacctcagtCTATCAGAAGCCGAAGCCAGAACTATAGCTAAAATGGAATTTGAATCTGCAGCAAaatcatttatgttggaaaCTTTGAAGCTGGGCATAGAAATGAAACCAAATCGTCTGTGGGGATATTACCTTTTTCCAGACTGTTATAACTATGATTACAAACAAAAGCCACACAATTATACAGGAACCTGTTTAGATAttgaaatagaaagaaataatgAGCTTAACTGGTTGTGGGAGAAAAGCACAGCACTTTATCCATCTATCTATCTAGAGACAGCCTTAAAATCTTCCAGAAATGCTCAACTCTTTGTTCGcaacagagttcaagaagccaTTAGAACTTCCTATGTCTCGAACGCTAGTAATCCCCTTCCAGTTTTTATATATACACGTCCAGTATTCACAGATGTCCATGAGGAATATCTCTCTGAG GATGACTTGGTAAATACCATTGGAGAATCTGCTGCACTGGGTGCTTCTGGAATTGTGATCTGGGGTGATATGAATTTAACACAAAATAAG AACACCTGTAGAACTCTGGACAACTACCTTAGAAGGACTTTGACCCCATACCTCATCAACGTCACAATGGCAGCCAGAATATGTAGCCAAGTGCTATGCCAAGACTCTGGTGCTTGTGCACGGAAAAAACGGAATTCCAGTGACTATCTTCACTTGAACCCTGAGAATATTGCAATTCAAATGACAAAGGATGGAAAATACACTTTACAAGGGCAACCATCATATCAGGATCTGCAAACATTTGTAGAAAAATTTGATTGCCATTGTTATGCAGGGCACAGCTGTGAACCTAGAGCTGATATAAATGACATCCATTACCTCCATGTTTGCATTTCAGAAGATATTTGCATTCAGATATCCACAAATTCACTTTCTTATATAGAAGCCTATGCAGAAAAGATCCTGCCTAACAgatctgcattttcatttacCTCTGAGAGTAAGGTGACAATATCTACACATCCTGAAATAGAAGATTTCCAATCTACCTCTGGAAATAATATACTTAATATAACAACTGCAGAATATAACACTGTTACAGCTGCCAGTAGCTATGATTTAAAAGATAATGATACTCGTACTTCCAGTAGTTCTTCATCTTATAAGATAAGGATGTTTGATCTGTTTCACTTAATTCTGCTTTTGAGAACCTTAATATGA